In Thauera sp. JM12B12, one DNA window encodes the following:
- a CDS encoding diguanylate cyclase, producing MIALLRRAFVCLFVLACCPAFAQDKLTLGVFAFRPQPLMLERYTPLADYLSAKLGGVRVELQVLAQDELEEAVAARRIDLLMTNPSHYLELRSHNSLSGALATVISMENGQAVTSLGGCIIVSSGRTDISGLRALEGRRIAIPGPRYLGGYQAQAYELKQAGVRVPGDVDLLVTGSHEAVVEAVLEGRADAGFVRTGIIESLVAEGRLDPARLVVLNRQNLAGYPYAVSTRLYPEWPFVALPHVEARMVRRISAALLALEASDPAARAAGIAGFSPPLDYLPVETLARALRLPPFDHAPPFLWRDVWARYASFIIALGVLSALAVGLLVVLMRRNRQLAQSVAALEDAQEALRHIAYHDPLTGLPNRALLIDRLRQDMGRVRRNTQRLALAYIDLDGFKAVNDTHGHEMGDRLLVDIARRMRGVLREADTVARLGGDEFAAIFTDLPEVTLSHGLIDRLLVAIAAPVSLDGVQLRVSGSVGVAYFPQASGIEPEQLLRQADHAMYEAKQSGRNCCRIFDERALQAAGAAPMVRAAIVQGGA from the coding sequence ATGATCGCGTTGCTGCGGCGAGCCTTCGTCTGCCTGTTCGTGCTTGCCTGCTGTCCGGCCTTCGCGCAGGACAAGCTCACCCTCGGCGTGTTCGCCTTTCGGCCGCAGCCGCTCATGCTCGAGCGCTATACGCCGCTCGCCGATTACCTGTCGGCCAAGCTGGGAGGCGTGCGGGTCGAGCTGCAGGTGCTCGCGCAGGACGAGCTCGAGGAGGCGGTCGCCGCCCGGCGCATCGATCTGCTGATGACCAATCCGAGTCACTACCTCGAGCTGCGCAGTCATAACAGCCTGTCGGGCGCGCTGGCGACCGTGATCTCCATGGAGAACGGCCAGGCGGTCACCAGCCTCGGTGGCTGCATCATCGTGTCCTCCGGTCGTACGGACATCAGCGGGCTGCGCGCGCTCGAGGGCCGGCGGATCGCGATCCCCGGGCCGCGCTACCTTGGCGGCTACCAGGCCCAGGCCTACGAACTGAAGCAGGCCGGTGTGCGGGTGCCCGGAGATGTCGATCTGCTCGTCACCGGCAGTCACGAGGCCGTCGTCGAGGCGGTGCTCGAGGGGCGCGCCGACGCCGGCTTCGTGCGCACCGGGATCATCGAGAGCCTGGTGGCCGAGGGCCGCCTCGATCCGGCGCGGCTGGTGGTGCTCAACCGCCAGAACCTCGCCGGCTATCCGTATGCGGTGTCGACCCGCCTCTACCCGGAGTGGCCTTTCGTTGCGCTGCCTCATGTCGAGGCGCGCATGGTGAGGCGCATCTCCGCGGCCCTGCTCGCGCTCGAGGCCTCCGATCCGGCTGCGCGCGCGGCGGGTATCGCCGGCTTCTCGCCGCCGCTCGACTACCTTCCGGTCGAGACTCTGGCGCGCGCCCTGCGCCTGCCGCCCTTCGATCATGCGCCGCCGTTCTTATGGCGGGACGTGTGGGCGCGCTACGCCAGTTTCATCATTGCGCTCGGCGTGCTGTCGGCGCTGGCAGTAGGGCTGCTGGTCGTGCTGATGCGGCGCAACCGTCAGCTGGCACAGTCGGTCGCCGCGCTCGAGGACGCTCAGGAGGCGCTGCGCCACATCGCCTATCACGACCCGCTCACCGGGCTGCCGAACCGGGCGTTGCTGATCGATCGCTTGCGTCAGGACATGGGGCGGGTGCGGCGCAACACCCAGCGGCTTGCCCTCGCCTATATCGATCTGGACGGATTCAAGGCGGTCAACGACACCCACGGTCACGAGATGGGCGACCGCCTGCTGGTCGACATCGCCCGCCGGATGCGCGGCGTGCTGCGCGAGGCCGATACCGTCGCGCGCCTGGGCGGGGACGAGTTCGCCGCGATCTTCACCGACCTGCCCGAGGTCACGCTCAGCCACGGGTTGATCGACCGCCTGCTGGTCGCGATCGCGGCGCCGGTGAGCCTGGATGGGGTCCAGTTGCGGGTGTCGGGCAGCGTGGGCGTCGCGTATTTTCCGCAAGCGAGCGGGATCGAGCCCGAGCAGTTGCTGCGCCAGGCCGATCATGCGATGTACGAAGCCAAGCAGTCGGGCCGGAATTGCTGCCGGATCTTCGATGAGCGTGCGCTGCAGGCGGCCGGCGCGGCACCGATGGTGCGCGCCGCGATCGTGCAAGGCGGCGCCTGA
- a CDS encoding YeeE/YedE family protein: MEETLVSASTIVWLAFAIGTLFGFVAHRTNFCTMGAVSDIVNIGDWNRMRMWALAIAVAILGTAALQALGLFDTSKSLYTGSRLNWLSHLVGGASFGIGMTLASGCGSKTLIRIGGGNLKSIVVFVFLAIGAYMTLRGLFGVWRVGLLDPVAVQLEHGQDLPSFLAAAGLAPATALLLASVAIGGGLLLWSLARREAWRADVLLGGLVVGATVIAGWYVSGHIGYVAEHPETLEEAFIATNSGRAESLTFVAPLAYTLELLLLWSDTSRVVTFGIASALGVIAGAAANAVVGGSFRIESFRDSGDLVRHMIGGLLMGFGGVTALGCTIGQGVTGLSTLAVGSILTTAAIIAGCAVTLRVQYWLLMREA; this comes from the coding sequence ATGGAAGAAACCCTGGTCTCCGCCTCGACCATCGTCTGGCTCGCATTCGCGATCGGCACGCTCTTCGGCTTCGTCGCCCACCGCACGAACTTCTGCACCATGGGCGCCGTTTCCGACATCGTGAACATCGGCGACTGGAACCGCATGCGCATGTGGGCACTGGCGATCGCGGTCGCCATCCTCGGCACCGCCGCGCTGCAGGCGCTCGGCCTGTTCGACACCTCCAAGAGCCTGTACACCGGCAGCCGCCTCAACTGGCTGTCGCACCTCGTCGGCGGCGCCAGCTTCGGCATCGGCATGACGCTCGCCTCGGGCTGCGGCAGCAAGACGCTGATCCGCATCGGCGGCGGCAACCTGAAGTCGATCGTGGTCTTCGTGTTCCTCGCCATCGGCGCCTACATGACCCTGCGCGGCCTGTTCGGCGTGTGGCGGGTGGGCCTGCTCGATCCGGTCGCGGTCCAGCTCGAGCACGGCCAGGACCTCCCGTCCTTCCTGGCTGCCGCGGGCCTGGCGCCCGCCACCGCCCTGCTGCTCGCCAGCGTGGCGATCGGCGGCGGCCTGCTGCTGTGGTCGCTGGCCCGGCGCGAGGCCTGGCGCGCGGACGTGCTCCTCGGCGGCCTCGTCGTCGGCGCTACCGTGATCGCCGGCTGGTACGTATCGGGTCACATCGGCTATGTCGCCGAGCACCCCGAGACCCTCGAGGAGGCCTTCATCGCCACCAACAGCGGGCGCGCGGAGTCGCTCACCTTCGTCGCGCCGCTCGCCTACACCCTCGAGCTGCTGCTGTTGTGGAGCGACACCAGCCGCGTCGTCACCTTCGGTATCGCCAGCGCGCTTGGCGTCATCGCCGGCGCGGCCGCCAACGCGGTCGTGGGCGGAAGCTTCCGCATCGAGAGCTTTCGCGACAGCGGCGACCTCGTCCGCCACATGATCGGCGGCCTGCTGATGGGCTTCGGCGGCGTCACCGCGCTCGGATGCACGATCGGGCAGGGCGTCACCGGCCTGTCGACGCTTGCCGTCGGCTCGATCCTGACCACGGCGGCGATCATCGCCGGCTGTGCCGTCACGCTGAGGGTCCAGTACTGGCTGTTGATGCGCGAGGCCTGA
- the queC gene encoding 7-cyano-7-deazaguanine synthase QueC, with protein sequence MNHPPRAVVLLSGGLDSATCLAIARDMGFETYALSVAYGQRHAAELAASRRVAVALGAKEHRTASVNLGQFGGSALTDPGIAVPVDEDKGGIPVTYVPARNTVMLSIALAWAEVLGANDIFVGVNAVDYSGYPDCRPAFIQAFEHMANLATKAGVEGARLRIHAPLIDLSKADIIRRGLALGVDYGITVTCYQADDDGRACGRCEACRLRAAGFAAAGVSDPTPYRPAAS encoded by the coding sequence ATGAACCACCCGCCCCGCGCCGTCGTCCTGCTCTCCGGCGGACTCGACTCCGCCACCTGCCTCGCGATCGCGCGCGACATGGGCTTCGAGACCTACGCCCTCTCGGTCGCCTACGGCCAGCGTCACGCCGCCGAGCTCGCCGCCTCGCGCCGCGTCGCCGTAGCGCTGGGTGCGAAGGAGCACCGCACCGCCAGCGTCAACCTCGGCCAGTTCGGCGGCTCGGCGCTCACCGACCCCGGCATCGCGGTGCCGGTGGACGAGGACAAGGGCGGCATTCCGGTCACCTACGTGCCGGCACGCAACACGGTGATGCTGTCGATCGCGCTCGCCTGGGCCGAAGTTCTCGGCGCCAACGACATCTTCGTCGGCGTCAATGCGGTCGACTACTCCGGCTACCCCGACTGCCGCCCGGCCTTCATCCAGGCCTTCGAGCACATGGCCAACCTCGCCACCAAGGCCGGCGTCGAAGGCGCGCGCCTGCGCATCCATGCACCGCTGATCGACCTCTCCAAGGCCGACATCATCCGCCGCGGCCTCGCGCTCGGCGTCGACTATGGCATCACCGTGACCTGCTACCAGGCCGACGACGACGGCCGCGCCTGCGGGCGCTGCGAAGCCTGCCGTCTGCGTGCGGCGGGTTTCGCCGCCGCAGGGGTGTCCGACCCCACGCCCTATCGCCCGGCGGCCAGCTGA
- the queE gene encoding 7-carboxy-7-deazaguanine synthase QueE produces MAATARLRITEIFASVQGESSRVGLPTVFVRLTGCPLRCTWCDTAYAFTGGTSRTVDEVLAEVARHGLRHVCVTGGEPLAQKACLVLLRALCDADYDVSLETSGALDIAEVDPRVARIVDLKAPGSGEVARNRYENIPVLGPRDEVKIVLADAADYDWARAQIAEHALDRRCSVLLSPVEGQLDPAQLAEWVVRDRLPVRFQLQLHKVLWNDARGR; encoded by the coding sequence GTGGCTGCGACCGCCCGCCTGCGCATCACCGAGATCTTCGCCTCCGTGCAGGGCGAGTCGAGCCGCGTCGGCCTGCCCACCGTGTTCGTCCGCCTGACCGGCTGCCCCCTGCGTTGCACCTGGTGCGACACCGCCTATGCCTTCACCGGCGGCACGTCGCGCACGGTGGATGAAGTGCTCGCCGAGGTCGCCCGTCACGGCCTGCGCCACGTCTGCGTGACCGGTGGCGAGCCGCTCGCCCAGAAGGCCTGCCTCGTCCTGCTGCGTGCGCTGTGCGATGCAGACTACGACGTCTCGCTCGAGACCAGCGGCGCGCTCGACATCGCCGAGGTCGACCCGCGCGTGGCACGTATCGTCGACCTGAAGGCGCCCGGCTCGGGCGAGGTGGCGCGCAACCGCTACGAGAACATTCCCGTGCTCGGCCCGCGCGACGAGGTCAAGATCGTCCTCGCCGACGCGGCCGACTACGACTGGGCACGCGCGCAGATCGCCGAGCACGCGCTCGATCGCCGCTGCAGCGTGCTGCTGTCGCCGGTGGAAGGCCAGCTCGACCCCGCCCAACTCGCCGAATGGGTGGTGCGCGACCGCCTGCCGGTGCGCTTCCAGCTCCAGCTCCACAAGGTGCTCTGGAACGACGCCCGCGGCCGCTAG
- the ybgF gene encoding tol-pal system protein YbgF — protein sequence MKRLLPLATALALSPFAPAHAQLFGGDTEARNQIIQLRQDVQGQLETTSRGQLELAMQNEQLRAEVARLRGQIELLMNEVETLKQRQKDFYVDLDARLRQIETGGTAGAPAAAGAPAGAAPGSDPAAESAEYEGALNLLKNGKTKEALAAFDSFTRRYPAGNFTAGAHFWAGNAALQAKDVASATRHFKTVLDKWPSDNVAPDSMLGLANSQQAMGDASGARNTLKSLTERYPQSNAAQVARQRLAAR from the coding sequence ATGAAACGCCTTCTGCCGCTTGCCACAGCGCTCGCCCTGAGCCCGTTCGCGCCGGCGCACGCCCAGCTTTTCGGGGGTGACACCGAGGCCCGCAACCAGATCATCCAGCTGCGCCAGGATGTTCAGGGCCAGCTGGAGACCACCAGCCGCGGCCAGCTCGAACTCGCCATGCAGAACGAGCAGCTGCGCGCCGAAGTGGCGCGCCTGCGCGGTCAGATCGAGCTGCTGATGAACGAGGTCGAAACCCTCAAGCAGCGGCAGAAGGATTTCTACGTCGATCTGGATGCGCGTCTGCGCCAGATCGAGACCGGCGGCACCGCCGGCGCTCCGGCCGCGGCCGGGGCTCCGGCGGGCGCCGCGCCGGGCAGCGACCCGGCAGCCGAGTCCGCCGAATACGAAGGCGCGCTCAACCTGCTCAAGAACGGCAAGACCAAGGAAGCGCTCGCGGCCTTCGACAGCTTCACCCGCCGCTACCCCGCGGGCAATTTCACCGCCGGCGCGCACTTCTGGGCCGGCAACGCCGCGCTCCAGGCCAAGGACGTCGCCAGCGCCACGCGTCACTTCAAGACCGTGCTCGACAAATGGCCGAGCGACAACGTCGCCCCCGACTCCATGCTCGGCCTGGCCAACAGCCAGCAGGCGATGGGCGACGCCAGCGGCGCCCGCAACACCTTGAAGTCCCTCACCGAACGTTATCCGCAGAGCAACGCTGCCCAGGTCGCACGCCAGCGGCTGGCCGCGCGCTGA
- the pal gene encoding peptidoglycan-associated lipoprotein Pal, with product MKKLVLPALLALTLAACSSTGPETAGTSVEDRGAGVATVTAGGLGGSGIAALTDPNNILSKRSVFFDFDSYVIKPEARPLIEAHARFLVQNPQMRMLVQGNTDERGSREYNLALGQKRADVVKQALMLLGAKEAQIESVSLGEEKPRCEDRTEACYGENRRGDMLYSGEF from the coding sequence ATGAAGAAACTCGTTCTCCCGGCCCTGCTGGCCCTGACCCTGGCTGCCTGCTCGAGCACCGGCCCCGAAACCGCCGGCACCTCGGTCGAGGACCGTGGCGCGGGCGTCGCCACCGTGACCGCCGGCGGCCTCGGTGGCAGCGGCATCGCCGCCCTGACCGACCCGAACAACATCCTGTCCAAGCGCAGCGTGTTCTTCGACTTCGACAGCTACGTCATCAAGCCCGAAGCCCGTCCGCTGATCGAGGCGCACGCCCGCTTCCTCGTCCAGAACCCGCAGATGCGCATGCTCGTGCAGGGCAACACCGACGAGCGCGGCAGCCGCGAGTACAACCTGGCGCTGGGCCAGAAGCGTGCCGACGTCGTCAAGCAGGCGCTGATGCTGCTGGGCGCCAAGGAAGCCCAGATCGAGTCCGTGAGCCTGGGCGAAGAGAAGCCGCGCTGCGAAGACCGCACCGAAGCCTGCTACGGCGAAAACCGTCGCGGCGACATGCTGTACTCGGGCGAGTTCTAA
- the tolB gene encoding Tol-Pal system beta propeller repeat protein TolB — protein MIKTLHIVRLFLAGLLASLALGAHAQLSIEITGAGASRFPVIIPIFENEGRLPQSVTDVVRADLERSGLFTLIDTGPLPMPESVMPDLAGVRARGADAVLTGSLIPMADGRYEARFRLFDAQKQQELGAMALPMSPAQNRLVGHRIADFVYEKLTGLPGYFATRIAYVIKAGPNFELQVSDADGMNAATALRSREPIISPAWSPDGQRLAYVSFEQKKPIVYVHTLATGQRRVVANFKGSNSAPAWSPDGSQLAVVLTKDGQSQLYVVSADGSGVRRLAQSSGIDTEPFWGADGHIYFTSDRGGSPQIYRIPASGGSAQRVTFEGNYNVSPRLSFDGKLLAFITRNAGRFQVAVQDLATRQTTILTDSARDESPSFAPNGRMILYATDSGGRGVLSAVSTDGRIRQRLTVQAADVREPAWGPQIR, from the coding sequence ATGATCAAAACCCTGCACATCGTCCGCCTTTTCCTCGCCGGCCTGCTCGCCAGCCTCGCGCTGGGCGCGCACGCCCAGCTGTCGATCGAGATCACCGGCGCCGGCGCCTCGCGCTTCCCGGTCATCATCCCGATCTTCGAGAACGAAGGTCGCCTGCCGCAGAGCGTGACCGACGTCGTGCGCGCCGACCTCGAGCGCAGCGGCCTGTTCACCCTCATCGACACCGGCCCGCTGCCGATGCCCGAATCGGTCATGCCCGACCTTGCCGGCGTACGCGCACGCGGCGCCGACGCGGTGCTCACCGGCAGCCTGATCCCGATGGCCGACGGCCGCTACGAGGCGCGCTTTCGTCTGTTCGACGCCCAGAAGCAGCAGGAGCTCGGCGCCATGGCGCTGCCGATGAGCCCGGCACAGAATCGTCTCGTCGGCCACCGCATCGCCGATTTCGTGTACGAGAAGCTCACCGGCCTGCCCGGCTATTTCGCCACCCGCATCGCCTACGTCATCAAGGCCGGCCCCAACTTCGAGCTCCAGGTCTCCGACGCCGACGGCATGAACGCCGCCACCGCGCTGCGCTCGCGCGAGCCGATCATCTCGCCGGCATGGTCGCCGGACGGCCAGCGCCTGGCCTACGTGTCCTTCGAGCAGAAGAAGCCGATCGTCTACGTGCATACGCTCGCCACCGGCCAACGCCGCGTGGTCGCCAATTTCAAGGGCTCCAACTCCGCGCCCGCGTGGTCTCCGGACGGCAGCCAGCTCGCGGTCGTGCTGACCAAGGACGGTCAGTCGCAGCTCTACGTGGTCAGCGCCGACGGCTCCGGCGTGCGCCGCCTGGCGCAATCTTCGGGCATCGACACCGAGCCCTTCTGGGGCGCCGACGGCCACATCTACTTCACCTCGGATCGAGGCGGCAGTCCGCAGATCTACCGTATTCCTGCCAGCGGCGGCAGTGCCCAGCGGGTGACTTTCGAAGGCAACTACAACGTTTCGCCGCGGCTGTCCTTCGACGGCAAGCTGCTCGCCTTCATCACCCGCAATGCCGGCCGCTTCCAGGTGGCCGTGCAGGACCTCGCCACCCGGCAGACCACCATCCTCACCGATTCGGCACGCGACGAATCGCCCAGCTTCGCCCCCAACGGCCGCATGATCCTGTACGCCACCGACAGCGGTGGCCGCGGCGTGCTGTCGGCGGTGTCGACCGATGGGCGCATCCGCCAGCGGCTGACGGTGCAGGCCGCCGATGTCCGCGAGCCCGCCTGGGGCCCGCAGATCCGGTAA
- a CDS encoding energy transducer TonB: MRERAAPPRREAPGKWQSMGLAIAVHVGLFLFLFFGIRWQSPPPAALEVGLASMPARSAPAAARPQPTPEPKPEPKPEPKPEPKPEPKPEPKPEPKPEPKPEPPKPAPVPKPEIATKPPEKKPEPPKPAPKPEPKPEPKPKPEPKPEPKPEPKPQPKPEPKPEPKPQPKPQPKPAPDPTAQRLEQELQRAEQARLASLMQQEGARAAAQGAASQGAPGGDIDKYRAAIAAKVRGNLLRPPGLTGNPEAVFEVDQLPSGEVLNVRLKRSSGIAALDEAIERAIRRSSPLPLPENRSQFQRTLELKFRPLADE, translated from the coding sequence ATGAGGGAACGCGCAGCGCCGCCCCGCCGCGAGGCGCCGGGCAAATGGCAGTCCATGGGCCTGGCGATCGCCGTGCACGTGGGGCTTTTCCTGTTCCTGTTCTTCGGCATCCGCTGGCAGAGCCCGCCGCCCGCGGCGCTCGAGGTCGGCCTGGCATCGATGCCGGCGCGTAGTGCGCCCGCCGCCGCGCGCCCGCAGCCGACGCCCGAGCCGAAACCGGAACCCAAGCCCGAGCCCAAACCCGAACCCAAGCCGGAACCCAAACCCGAGCCGAAGCCCGAGCCCAAGCCTGAACCCAAGCCCGAGCCGCCCAAGCCCGCGCCGGTGCCGAAACCCGAGATCGCGACCAAGCCGCCCGAGAAAAAGCCGGAGCCGCCGAAGCCCGCACCCAAACCGGAACCGAAGCCCGAGCCCAAGCCGAAACCCGAACCCAAGCCTGAGCCCAAACCCGAGCCCAAGCCGCAGCCCAAACCCGAACCGAAGCCCGAACCCAAGCCGCAGCCCAAACCCCAGCCCAAACCCGCTCCCGACCCGACCGCGCAGCGCCTGGAACAGGAGCTGCAGCGCGCCGAGCAGGCACGCCTGGCCAGCCTGATGCAGCAGGAAGGCGCGCGCGCGGCGGCTCAGGGTGCCGCCAGCCAGGGGGCGCCGGGCGGGGACATCGACAAGTACCGCGCGGCGATCGCCGCCAAGGTGCGCGGCAACCTGCTGCGCCCGCCCGGCCTCACCGGCAACCCGGAGGCGGTGTTCGAGGTCGACCAGCTGCCGAGCGGCGAGGTCCTCAACGTGCGGCTGAAGCGTTCGTCCGGCATCGCGGCGCTGGACGAGGCGATCGAGCGCGCGATCCGGCGCTCGAGCCCGCTGCCGCTGCCGGAGAACCGCAGCCAGTTCCAACGCACGCTGGAGCTTAAATTCCGTCCGCTGGCGGACGAGTGA
- the tolR gene encoding protein TolR, translating into MRQRRLMNQINVVPYIDVMLVLLVIFMVTAPMIQQGTINVPSAGAGTPPPQAEAIFIEVKADGALALRPSNSGNSRPVRKDQLATTLQDALAKNPEQAFLVAADSKLDYQKVIDVLEVARSVGVRKISLVTQSATTQK; encoded by the coding sequence ATGCGCCAACGCCGCCTCATGAACCAGATCAACGTCGTGCCCTACATCGACGTGATGCTGGTGCTGCTGGTGATCTTCATGGTCACCGCGCCGATGATCCAGCAGGGCACCATCAACGTCCCGTCCGCCGGGGCAGGCACGCCGCCGCCGCAAGCCGAGGCGATCTTCATCGAGGTGAAGGCTGACGGCGCGCTCGCGTTGCGCCCGAGCAACAGCGGCAATTCGCGGCCAGTCCGCAAGGATCAGCTCGCGACCACCCTGCAGGACGCCCTGGCCAAGAACCCGGAGCAAGCCTTCCTGGTCGCCGCCGACAGCAAGCTGGACTATCAGAAGGTCATCGACGTGCTCGAAGTCGCACGCAGCGTCGGGGTCCGCAAGATCAGCCTCGTCACCCAGAGCGCGACGACCCAGAAATGA
- the tolQ gene encoding protein TolQ, translating to MTVTHDLSIISLISQASVLVQLVMALLAGLSLVSWYWIFRKSFQIRQARTETDNFERDFWSGGDLNTLYESASRHQADGMERIFEAGYREFTKLRAKGHDHGATLDGARRAMRATHQREIDDLEAHLAFLASVGSVSPYIGLLGTVWGIMNSFRGLSSVGSATLAQVAPGIAEALVATAIGLFAAIPAVVAYNRFAHDIDRLGIRFESFMEEFSNILQRNLR from the coding sequence ATGACCGTCACCCACGACCTCTCCATCATCAGCCTGATCTCCCAGGCGAGCGTGCTCGTCCAGCTCGTCATGGCCCTGCTCGCCGGCCTGTCGCTGGTGTCCTGGTACTGGATCTTCCGCAAGTCCTTCCAGATCCGCCAGGCGCGCACCGAGACCGACAACTTCGAGCGCGACTTCTGGAGCGGCGGCGATCTCAACACGCTGTATGAATCCGCCAGCCGCCACCAGGCCGACGGCATGGAGCGCATCTTCGAGGCCGGCTACCGCGAATTCACCAAGCTGCGCGCCAAGGGCCACGACCACGGCGCCACGCTCGACGGCGCCCGCCGCGCGATGCGCGCCACGCACCAGCGCGAGATCGACGACCTCGAGGCCCACCTCGCCTTCCTCGCCTCGGTCGGCTCGGTGTCGCCCTACATCGGCCTGCTCGGCACCGTGTGGGGGATCATGAACTCCTTCCGCGGCCTGTCCAGCGTCGGTTCGGCCACGCTCGCCCAGGTCGCGCCCGGCATCGCCGAGGCCCTGGTCGCCACCGCGATCGGCCTGTTCGCCGCGATCCCGGCGGTCGTCGCCTACAACCGCTTCGCGCACGACATCGACCGCCTCGGCATCCGCTTCGAGAGCTTCATGGAAGAGTTCTCCAACATCCTGCAGCGCAACCTGCGCTGA
- the ybgC gene encoding tol-pal system-associated acyl-CoA thioesterase, whose product MQPRIDRNDTRASNPPAPSQAFTLPLRVYYEDTDAGGVVYYANYLKFCERARTEWLRRLGVSQQALLDESGLAFVVRSVQADYLAPARLDDALEIATRIGALRRASLLFEQEIRRGAELLFTARVLLASIDLGRHKPIALPASLHALIESQA is encoded by the coding sequence ATGCAACCGAGAATCGACCGCAACGACACCCGCGCAAGCAACCCGCCGGCGCCGTCGCAAGCCTTCACCCTGCCGCTGCGAGTCTATTACGAAGACACGGATGCGGGGGGCGTGGTGTATTACGCAAACTACCTCAAATTCTGCGAGCGTGCGCGAACCGAATGGCTGCGCCGGCTCGGCGTGAGCCAGCAGGCCCTGCTCGACGAAAGCGGGCTTGCCTTCGTCGTGCGCTCGGTGCAGGCCGACTACCTCGCGCCAGCCCGCCTGGACGACGCGCTCGAAATCGCGACACGCATCGGCGCCCTGCGACGGGCAAGCCTGCTCTTCGAGCAGGAAATCCGTCGTGGCGCAGAACTTCTGTTCACCGCCCGAGTCCTCCTCGCCAGCATCGACCTCGGCCGGCACAAACCCATCGCCCTCCCTGCCTCCCTGCACGCCCTCATCGAAAGCCAAGCATGA
- a CDS encoding STAS domain-containing protein, which produces MALPFFGKKPAPPRPAAAPEERAAAEAVPPPTELSELDFSGSDHGRGLAHAAGLVEVQECGSGIGAAFEEAAVLYANGNDDEALALLETAVPGEGGAVGEGAWLMLLDLYRLGGLRQRFESRVLDYATRFERSPPPWEDLSLGAGKAKAGQAPLVNLSGNLSAAAEKQFQQIAAIARRSGGVRIDVSKVRGVDDAGCAVWRRLLAELATERIGVTLVNVQSLAEVLGRRVTAGRAEERDTWLMLLELLQYAGDQARFEDLAVEYAVTFEESPPSWERRAAVAPAAEARAGAVPPAPADPDGFAFEGELTGAANETLKRLAAFAADRRMLKVDCSRLRRVDFVCAGTLFNILVTLQAQGKLVSLANVNAMVAGLLRVMSVDQVAHVTLRH; this is translated from the coding sequence GTGGCACTCCCTTTCTTCGGCAAGAAACCTGCCCCGCCTCGGCCTGCGGCAGCGCCGGAGGAGCGCGCTGCCGCCGAGGCGGTGCCGCCACCGACCGAGCTGTCGGAGCTTGATTTCAGCGGCTCCGACCATGGCCGCGGCCTCGCGCACGCGGCCGGACTGGTCGAGGTCCAGGAATGCGGCAGCGGTATCGGCGCCGCCTTCGAGGAGGCTGCGGTGCTCTACGCCAACGGCAACGATGACGAGGCGCTTGCGCTCCTCGAGACGGCGGTGCCCGGCGAGGGCGGTGCGGTGGGCGAGGGCGCATGGCTGATGCTGCTCGACCTGTACCGGCTGGGCGGCCTCCGCCAGCGTTTCGAGTCGCGGGTGCTCGACTACGCCACCCGTTTCGAGCGCTCGCCGCCACCCTGGGAGGATCTGTCCCTCGGCGCCGGCAAGGCGAAGGCGGGCCAGGCGCCCCTGGTCAACCTGAGCGGCAATCTCTCGGCCGCGGCCGAGAAGCAGTTCCAGCAGATTGCCGCGATCGCCCGCCGCAGCGGCGGCGTGCGCATCGACGTGAGCAAGGTTCGCGGCGTGGACGACGCCGGATGCGCGGTCTGGCGCCGACTGCTCGCCGAACTGGCGACGGAGCGCATCGGCGTCACCCTGGTCAATGTGCAGTCGCTGGCCGAGGTGCTTGGACGGCGCGTCACCGCTGGACGTGCGGAGGAGCGCGACACCTGGCTGATGCTGCTCGAACTGCTCCAGTACGCGGGCGATCAGGCGCGCTTCGAGGATCTCGCGGTGGAGTATGCGGTGACCTTCGAAGAGTCGCCGCCGTCGTGGGAGCGCCGTGCTGCGGTCGCGCCCGCCGCCGAGGCCAGGGCCGGCGCAGTGCCGCCGGCGCCGGCCGACCCCGACGGCTTTGCATTCGAGGGCGAACTGACGGGTGCGGCCAACGAGACGCTCAAGCGGCTGGCGGCCTTCGCGGCCGACCGCCGGATGCTCAAGGTCGATTGCAGTCGCCTGCGCCGGGTCGACTTCGTCTGCGCGGGGACCTTGTTCAACATTCTCGTCACCTTGCAGGCTCAGGGTAAACTCGTGAGCCTCGCCAACGTGAACGCGATGGTGGCGGGCCTGTTGCGCGTCATGAGCGTGGATCAGGTCGCCCACGTCACCTTGCGCCACTGA